The following proteins come from a genomic window of Desulfuromonas sp. TF:
- a CDS encoding NADH-quinone oxidoreductase subunit N produces MTRADLSALFPILILALGSTGVLLLGAWWPRRSRLVLLGTAIALAAAAAAAFHTPPVAEITRMYGAGPFARFFTALWSLTAAITLLLSVRYAHERRFAGGEYTALILFAAAGMALLSSATSLVGFFLGLEAFTLVLYILIAFHKDDPQGAEAGLKYLVLGAVATGFLAFGIALVYTSSGTFHLPEAMAGIASGAQMRPIGLLGWGMLLVVIGFKVSLVPFHLWTPDVYQGSPAPVTGILSTGSKGAVFAALITVLAGMPARGDLAPLLWALAALSMVFGTLAALNQENIKRMLAYSSVVHMGYTLLALLAGGASGNRAVALYLVAYSVANLGAFGVIASLSGPKGEPQNLDDFHGIGWRFPFRCAVLAVFLFSLAGIPPTIGFVGKFAIFRAAIEAGYGWLAVLGILASLVSLYYYLRVIVYMFMTYECEVEHARGGASEHTALAICLAATLALGMFPGPLLDLIGLIIP; encoded by the coding sequence GTGACTCGAGCCGATCTCTCCGCCCTCTTTCCGATTCTGATCCTCGCTCTCGGCTCAACAGGAGTGCTGCTCCTCGGGGCCTGGTGGCCGCGCCGCAGCCGCCTGGTTCTGCTCGGGACGGCGATCGCCCTGGCTGCGGCAGCCGCGGCCGCCTTCCATACGCCGCCGGTGGCGGAGATCACCCGGATGTACGGCGCCGGACCCTTCGCCCGTTTCTTCACCGCCCTCTGGTCGCTGACGGCTGCGATCACCCTGCTCCTTTCGGTGCGCTATGCCCACGAACGCCGCTTCGCCGGCGGGGAATATACCGCCCTGATCCTCTTCGCCGCCGCCGGGATGGCCCTGCTTTCGTCCGCCACCTCCCTGGTCGGCTTCTTCCTCGGCCTGGAGGCGTTCACCCTGGTGCTTTATATCCTGATCGCCTTCCACAAGGACGATCCACAGGGGGCCGAGGCGGGGCTGAAGTACCTCGTCCTCGGGGCGGTGGCCACCGGCTTCCTCGCCTTTGGAATCGCCCTGGTGTACACCTCCAGCGGCACCTTCCATCTGCCTGAGGCGATGGCTGGTATCGCCTCAGGAGCGCAGATGCGGCCCATCGGGCTTCTCGGCTGGGGGATGCTCCTGGTGGTGATCGGCTTCAAGGTTTCCCTGGTCCCTTTCCACCTCTGGACACCGGACGTCTACCAGGGATCGCCGGCGCCGGTGACCGGTATCCTGTCCACCGGATCCAAGGGGGCGGTCTTCGCCGCCCTGATCACCGTATTGGCGGGAATGCCCGCGCGCGGAGACCTGGCACCGCTTCTCTGGGCCCTGGCCGCCCTCTCCATGGTTTTCGGCACCCTGGCTGCCCTGAACCAGGAGAACATCAAGCGGATGCTCGCCTACTCCTCGGTGGTGCACATGGGCTATACCCTTCTCGCCCTGCTCGCTGGCGGGGCGTCCGGGAACCGCGCCGTGGCCTTGTACCTGGTCGCTTACTCCGTCGCCAACCTCGGGGCCTTTGGAGTCATCGCCTCCCTCTCCGGACCGAAGGGAGAGCCGCAGAACCTAGATGATTTCCACGGCATCGGCTGGCGCTTCCCCTTCCGCTGCGCCGTCCTGGCGGTCTTTCTCTTCTCCCTGGCCGGCATTCCCCCTACCATCGGCTTCGTCGGCAAATTCGCCATCTTCCGGGCCGCCATCGAAGCCGGCTACGGCTGGCTGGCCGTCCTCGGCATCCTCGCTTCCCTTGTCTCTCTCTACTACTACCTGCGGGTCATCGTCTACATGTTCATGACCTATGAATGCGAGGTC